The following is a genomic window from Gavia stellata isolate bGavSte3 chromosome 3, bGavSte3.hap2, whole genome shotgun sequence.
TAAGGTTACATGAAAAGTGAGAGAGGAGAagaaggggggtgggggtgggcagggaaaGAGGGAGCTGTAAAAAAACATACTGGTATTATAGTTACTGGTGTTTGTGATTAAAGTTGAGCAAAGCTCATCTATTTACTCCTGTCTATAGTTTTCAAAATTGTTAGCTGTAAGTATTGCTCTCAACAGTATgatgtctttctcttttcccctatAAATTTAATCACCTAAACTTAGAGCAtaattaacaagaaaaaaattgaaataagcGTTGACAGCGCAGACCTTAAAGTTTGTCCTTGGCTGTGTTTGCAGCCTTTTCAGTTCAGTAATGCGAGTCTGCTAGCTGCCTTCAACTTGAATGATTTGTTGCAAAAGCTAGTCTCAGttcctgttgtgtttttttttttttccccctgggaTTTTCTTGTCCATAAAGACGTCTATAGATAAAAAACATTGTCTAGAAACTGGTTAGGAAGATGAGAAGATGGAATCTTAGGTCTTGTCTCAGATTGCCTTAGGTATTTGCTGTGTGCACTTTGGGCCATCAGGTAATGCGTGGCTGTGAGATTTGCTTCTTAAAGGGATCTGAaatcttaacaaaaaaaaaaaaaagagtattacTTACCCCtaacagaaatttaaagaaacttCGTGGTTATTGCCATTCTTCCTAGTCAACGACCATACTGCTGTGGCAATCTCATGTTGTAGGAGTGCATTAACTTTTTTTGACTGACATTGTTTATgaagaaaggcaggagggagaacATTGGAGGACAAATGAGATGTATTGCATCTGGCATACGATTTTTCCTACATCTGTGTTTCCTATTTACCAGCTAAGTGTGTGATTTTGATCAAGATAGGATACAGAATCTATATCTGATGGTATGTCCTCTGCTTTATATTCTTGAGCCGTTCCATTTAAAGATTTAACAGTAGTCCACCCAAGCGGATACAGTTGTGTGAAGAATTAAAATAGCCTGTAACTGTGGCTAGGCAATAACGTACTTCAGGTTTTTGCATATGCGTGTTGAGTAATGTAGACTAATCTGTGAAGCTACGgtaattaagaagaaaaaaaacaccaaaccaaacccaatcGAAATTGAAGCCCAACCCATGAAAATAAGTCTGATAAAATTTTGAATCCATGCTGCTGTTTTAGTTTCCTGCTCCATCTAGTCCCCATGGACAGCAGCTACAATGGCCTGGTAAAACAGAGAAAGTTTTGAACTGACAGGTGGATAAAGGAAGTCAGAGTgtcagaaataaatacattcaaaagTTAGTATCTGTCTTGTTCTTACGctgaaattgtttttatctccaGGTGTTGAGCAAGTGTGGAGCTCTCCAAAAGGAGGTCTATCACCagaggttggggtttttctcaGAAAGCAGCTGATTTACTGCAACAAATCTACTATATTTTAGTGTATGTTAGGAGGTTAAGtagcacagaatcactaaggttggaaaagacctgtaagaccatcaagtccaaccatcaacccaacaccaccatgcccattaaaccatgtcccacagtgccacgtccacacgttccttcaataccttcagtgatggtgacttcaccacctccctgggcagcctgttccagtgcttgaccagTAGtactttcagaataaatttgTGTTATTATGTGTTCAACTTCTAAAATCAACTTCTAAAATACCAGAAGGGGTTTTGCATATTGTCTGGATAGTAAAATTTTTGTTCACATTAACAACCTCAGTGTAGTCTCAATTGTTACAACTGCAACTGCCTTTAGTGTGGTTTTCTTGCTCAGAGttggttttaattcttgttCTGAGGTCTCCATACTGTATCCCCAGTTACAACTcaaaagtcagaaagaaaacttcttaTCAACAACTGCCTTGAAGTGATAGCAAAGCTTGTTCTATATAGGAGTGTAGTTTTGAACAGACAACTGCCTGGGGGATGGATTCACGTCCCAATGGATAGGGATAGGTTAAGCTGTGGTTTGTCTCCGCAGACTTACTAGCTCAAGTACATAGATCAGCTCCTGCATCCGTACCAGCCTGAATCCAGAAATGCTTCAATTGCTTTTGCTTAAAATGAAGCCTAAGGTAAAGCCTTGTGAATTAGAGCTGGCTGTGTGTGAAGCCAGCTCAGATGCTGCTCTGTACTGCTGTGAAGCGGGCTCTGTACTGCTGTATCTTGGCTCCAATATTGTGTCTGAGCCAGTATGTGCTTCTTCAGGCTGTAAGACTGGTCAGTGCTGTGCAGAGAGAGACATTTGAGTAGTTCTGCAGGGCTTGTCTTGTGTTGAAATAAAATGCCTCTTGGTGCCAAGCCTGCCCAGCCTGGCATGGCCACTGAACGGTAGATATTATGGCCGCTGCAGTGCTTCTACATCACCCTTTCCGTATTTAGCCTCTTACCCGTGTTTTTATCTAGTTCATTCTTAGGCCTGAATCCCAGCCTCCTGCTGCTATGTATGTTGGAGTGTTGCATGGCAAGGCCCATGTCATGGGCAACCTTGGCAGCCAGTGTCCAAAGTCTGCAAAACACATCCTTATTCAATGCACTTGCAAGCTAAGTGGTTTTGGAGTGGTAATCTTGTCAGATTTGAAAGCAAGCAAGGGGGAAAGAACAGACCCGCTTTTAAAGTTCTGAATTCAAATTTGAGAGTCCATATCCACCTTTGAGGTCTGCCTTGGACTTCATACAAGCTTTTGAGCAGATGATTGTCATCAGTTTCACTTCTATAAAAGTAGGTAGCTGTGCATTTACTCCCATGtaggagagaaggaagattCAGTTAATGGCTGAGATACTTGGATTGCAGTGATAACTTGCATATATGCTGTGCAGAGGTGATTTGAATGATCCAGTCCATTTGAGTAAGATATGTGTAATAACTTATTTAAGACTTGAGTAGTATGTGAGTTTCAGAAGACAAGCTGATGCATTCATTAACTCTGGTTCTCTTTTCTAAAATCTTAGGCTGTTAATGTTCATTGCTAGTGACAAGCATTTCTTGTTCTGCAACAGCTCAACTAAATTAAATGTATATAATGTAAAACTAactttaaaagttttgtttttccagtacTATGTGAACTACATAGTTCTTGGAAGTAAAATTTTGGTTTAGCAGTGCTTTTGTAGTGGTCTTCTGGTGCGGCATATAATCTCCTTGGACTAGTCTTTCAGTGAACAAAGCAGGTCCTAAGAATGTTGTATTAATGCTTGGtttaacttaaaataattttctaatctCCAAATTAAATACTTGTTCAAAGATTATGTTTAGTTTGTTGGAATTGCCAAAGGTGGTGTAGAAATTTCCCCACACGGCGAAGCTGTGCTGCTGATGCTGAAAATGTCAGTAGgatggaagaagaaatgatAGGAGAGAATGAAAATGGCTCTtcgggttttggttttggtttttttgggtgttttgttttgtttttttaaaaaaacccaaaccaacaaacaactGTCTTTTGCCTCCTAAGGCTAACCAGGGAGTAACTTCAGTCTCTTCTCAGCTAAATTGTTGACTCTGAACATCCCATTAAATTTCTTAGAACTCTTTCACATAAAATTGAAATGGGCACGAATGATCACTTCAGAGGGTGTTGAGAGTTTGATATTATGACTAATTTGGGTTTTCGAGGCTTTACATCTTGCCTATTTTGGAACATGGCTTAAATGGGATGTTTTCATTAGATTATTGACAGAGTCTAGGATTATAACTAGCTCCATAAAAGCACAGTAAAAACTATTCAAATGCTGTTTCACTCCAGAAGAGGTGTTACTTTCTTTGCTACTAATACTTATTTACGTCTTTgaattgtgattatttttttataatttagaAACTGTGTTGAAGCAGAAGTCCATCCAAATTTATTTACCATGTGCTTCTGTTTTATTGTAAACAAACCACCTCCATACTTTCCCAATTAAAGTGCCTGCTAGGATATTTAAGTACAGGGTACACcatatataatatttttctggtACAGTCTAATCCTGTTCTATGgactaaaataaaacatctttacATCAAGCAGAAATTATACGTTTGATAGCAGAATTAACAAGTGGGAAGTACTGTGACAAACAGTAAGTTTGTCATAAACCTTAGACCACGTGTGACCTCAGACTGGTAATTTTGTATAGTCAAATGGGAAGGACCGAAATTGTATTTGTATGTAGGTAAAGATGGGGGGGCAAGGTTGTGTGTTCATGGTATAATGCATGAGTATTTGATAATATACCTTAAAGGTTTGTGTAATTTAGATGCCTACTGACTTATATTTTAATGCGCATGTGTGCGTGTTAATTTCTACTGTACATGTATGAGCTAAATTTAGAAACTAAAACTTCCCCTAATTCCACTTAAGGTTAAATATGCTACATctaggaaacaaaaatgtgacatggttttctttcagaaatgaagacaTTAACTATGACATTAAAGAGGAGGGATTCTTGTGCATTTAATTCAGTAActctgcaaaatgaaagcctaTTTTACCAGAATTGCCCAGAGAATAGTTTCTCGTCAAggtctttttttcattatcgGTTAAATTTTTAAGCTCCTGTTTTACTTTACACCTCTCAAAAAGGCCGTCAGTTTTTATTACTAAAttaacagatttattttcatttaacgAGCCTTGTTAAACAAATTAGATGGTTTAGAGGGCAAAAAATGCTTGGAGGCAGGTACCAGGGCCTTTTAGAGCGTTAATTTTCTTAAGTCCATAAGCAGCTGATGACAGAGGCAAAATGTGTCAGCTTGGCTTGCACAGAGCAGTTAGTCTGCTTGTTTGGAGCTGTGTGGGTCACTGTGAGGTCTCAGTTGTCTGTGAAGGGCATTTGTTTCTCTGGATGTTCATTTAGCGTAGTAACTTTCCAGTTGATGCTGGATGTGAAATGAGCGTCTTggctatatttaaaaatactgtccATGTTAATTGGTCGTTGTGGTTAAAAATACTGGCAAGACTTTGATGTGATTTTAAGActtaatattttggaaaataaatattgcaataATGAAAGCTTATGCCTTTTAATCGGTAAGACAAATAATCAAAGGCTTGGTAATATATATTgcttttatatttcctttttttttctgtttaggtAAAAAACTTTGCTGTTATTTATCTCGTGGATATCACTGAAGTACCAGACTTCAACAAGATGTACGAGTTGTACGATCCCTGTACtgtcatgtttttcttcaggtACATGATGGTTCTAGAATGTAACTCAGTTAAATTTTTTGTGTGTCTCAGCAGCGTCTCAGTAGATCATTTCTAAATGCGTATCAGCATACTGATGCTTATATTTTCATTGCTCTACAAGAGAGTAAACTGATTAAATAGGGAAATGGCTTGTTTTCCAATTAGCCTAGTAACAGTGTTTTGATAATAGAGTACAAATTAGTGATAGTGAAAACTGGTTTTGCTATGCAttgttttttagttttaaatctGAAACTCCCTGTATAGAATACTGCAGTAATGCGGCAGTCAAGCTTGTCAAACTTGCTTTAAAGATATACCTGAAGCATTAAGGTTTTTTGGAGCTAAGGCATCTACTTTGATGAGATAAAATGTGCTACTGACAAGCGTGGTACTCTTCTCTGGTGTTAGACAGTAGTGGGAAGGAAATATAAACAATGAGGAATACGCTGAAGGCTAATTGCACTGAGTAGCAATCTCGGGGGCATGTTTGCAGTCTGTGTTCTAGCTTTAGAAATAGGTGGTAGAATGTCAACTTGAGTGACAGGAGTGGATACTCTATCTTGGAggcttattttgcaagcctgcTTATGTTATAAGGGCTTCTTCAGAATCCTACAAAGCCTTGTTGTGGGGGATATaaagtttatttctgaattatAATACCATATTAacttgtctgtttgttttttttttttctctccctttaaaGGAACAAACACATCATGATTGATTTAGGTACAGGTAATAACAACAAGATCAACTGGGCAATGGAAGATAAGCAAGAGATGATTGACATAATAGAAACTGTTTACAGAGGAGCCCGCAAAGGTCGAGGTTTGGTGGTATCGCCGAAAGATTATTCCACTAAATACAGATACTGACATTTCTTTGgggctgccttttttttaaccctGTGTCCACTTAAATTTATTcttgtgtatgtgtgtacatatatatatatattaaacgAGAAAGACCTACCAAGCCTTCAACTTTGAgtatattttgaattatttaaacAGTTTGGATTCCgtttggaaaagtaaaagacTCGAAGTCTGGAACTGTCCAACTGCAGTAATACTGTAGATGAATTTTGgattgtttttttatttttattttttaaagactttacGCTGTGTCATCCTTTGGGTATGATGTATTTTTGTACATAAAAAGCCTGTTTGCAGAAAAACACTTCAACTgttattgtttgcttttgttacaGAAATATGTGGGGAAACTATATtatagcttttttaaaagaataaaatgagtTTCACTTATTTAGCTGAATTTTCTTTAGCTAATTAAATttgagaatgaaaatgaaaacaaatgtaattGGATGCAAAGTCATAATTTTGAAGATGAAGGCTTATCACTTCTGTCAGGATTTCCTTGCACAGTATCTTGGTCTTCTGTGTCCACTAAAAATTGGAAGAAAGCACTAAGGTGCATTTATTCACATTTAGCAGAACTCGGAGAAAACATCTTCTATGACTTTCCTCCACCCTGACTTAATTGACTTGTGGTGATGGACTTCTTTTTCACGGTGATTATGCATACAGTAGTCAGCTTGACATACTTGGTAGATTCTGCAGTGCCAAAGGGTAATTGCAGTTCTGGAGCCGGTTGCATAGtcagcagctgaagaaaggaTGAGCTACGCTTTCTCTCATTTGACCTCCATTTTGTCTAATGGTATACTAAAATGCATATATACTCATGAAACTTGGATTGGGTTCCACTGTGGCCTGGCTTTTGAggttgctgtttgcatttctgaTAACTTTTGTTCTGCAGTAATGGAACCAgggtggtgtgggtttttttgttttgtttttaaactgatacACGCGTATTTACaggattaagaaaaaacaagccAGACTATGCAGAAAGGAGATACCTGTCCTTTTGGTCTAGTTTGTTACAAGACAAAGCGGAATATGCTTTTTTTACCATCTGTGTGTTTTAGAGGATTTAGAATGAGTtgagaaagtaaaattaaattaaccTGGTTTACAGTGGTTATTAATTATGGAATCATTTCTGTTGGAAGGGACTACTGGAggtctagtccaacctcccaAAGTAGGTCCCGCTTGATCAGGTTGCCTAGGACTGCCCAGCGTTGAGTGTCTCTAGGGATAGTGAGTCTTCAACCTTTCTGCAAAGCCTGTTCTGCTTGAGCACCCTCATAGCTGAGGGTGCATCTAGCTGGAATTTCCTGTGTTCCAGCTTGTGTCTATTAACTTTCTTGTGTAGAACACCTGCAACAAGAGTCTGTCTGTTCTCCATGCTCAACCACGGGGTAGCTGTAGCCAGAAGGAAAGGCGTAGTCTCTTCTTAAGACTGAACTGCCAGAATTCTCTCAAACCCTCGTATGCTTTGTACTCTACAATATCTTGGTGGCTCTCTGTTTAACTGCCTCATAACAATATATTGCTTTGAGCTGGGGAGCACCAGAATTGACATAGTACTCTGGCTGTGGTCTCATAGGAGTTGAATAGAGGGGAATGACCCCCGGCTCTACTTGTGCTAACGCTGAGCAGAATGTGGCTGCAGCCCTTGTCACCGGGGCACCCTGCTGACTCTCCTTCCCCTTGTCCACCAAACCCCGCTCTGTCCCTGCAAAGCTGCACGCCAGCCAGCCCCCCACGGCTGCGCCGCGGCATAAGCTTACCCTGTCCCAGAGGTGAGGCTGGGCGCTTGCCTTTGGACTTTGtgaggttcctgttggcccaGTTCTCCAGCCTGTCCTCTAGCGAAGCAGCCTCTCCCCCCAGTTTGACGTTGCTTGCAGCGCTACATCGATTACAGCATTGATTGGAATGATTTCTTGATATCGATGAAGAATCTGTAAGAGATGGTGTTAACACCTGCCAAAGTTTTAAAAGGCGTATTCATCCTTCATTAGCTGCGGTATTCTACTTACCTGGTAATGCTTCAATTTCTGCATTCGTTGTGAGAGATTCCCGTAAAGTTTCAAAGTCTTTCCTGCCAGAAGTGCCAATGTTTTGGTGTACAAGAACCTTAAAGTTAGTGCACGTGTCCCGTTTTCTTTGACTCAGCCACGCTCAGGACCTGTTTGGTGACTAGAATTCCTGTCTATCTCAAAGTGTTTAGGCTCTTTCATTAAAACTGTTAATGTCAAAGAACCGAAACTGGCACAGCATGCAGACGTGGATGACATTATCTGTGCAGCTTTGGGCTTGTGGAAAGAGTAACTACTGCCCAGCTGTAATATCTGCAAACACTGCCATTTCTTTTGGTGCAGAACAGTTGATGTTCACTGGACCTACGAAGTTTTGCAAAGGCACCTTTGTAATAACATCAAATAAGGTAAGGTGCCTTTTGTAATGTAAAACATTGACAGCATCAAAATGGCATATGCAAATGGGGAAGTTTTGTCATAGAAGGATCTTGTTACTCTGAGAACTTTTAAGTTAAAAAGGCAACAAAGAAATATGATgaagattttaatatttttaaaataaatgaaatacattttcatacaTTGGAAAAGTTTGTGACTGGGTAAGTTCACTGTATGGGATGTAGTTTTCTGTCCAAAATAGTGGTTTTGCCTCCCCTCAAACCAGCAATTCTTTCCCAGTTACAGGAGATAGTGTCCCATTTAGATGAATAAACCCagctttccactttttttcctggggcaatagttaagaaataaaaacagattctGTTGTGACATGATGCAAGcgtgtttgttttcactggCGCTTTTTGTGACTAGTGATGCTGATGGTAAACTCCCAGGTTCGGTGTGGTGCTGTTCTCCCTTTATCTTTCTTGATCGCATCCTCgtttcagtgctgcaaagaaACAGTGAATAAGTAGGTTAGTGGTTTAATTATTCATGAATGTGATTCAGCGTAAAAATAGTAACATCTCTGTAGAGTTAAATACATCTTCATGGATtgtctttctgtatttctgaaaactaGCTTACCACAAAAAAGGCATCAGAACAAATAGATGCTTAAAGTACTTCAATATTACTTACAGACGTTCCTGTCTTTCAGCGGGTAAGCAGTCtctaagtgaaaaaaataattgatgtGTCTCAGTTTGAATCGGGAAAGCGTGTAACAACAGGAAGAAGACATCACCCACACCCACAGAACACGGAAGCAGCGCTGTCTTGTAAATACTAAGAACTCGTAAATACTAAGAACACCAACTAAGGCTCCcatcggggtgggggggtggcatTTGCAACAGAGCGCGATATAAAACCCTGCACACAATCCTGAACTGCAGcatgtttttatattacagagtGTTTGACAATAACACTAAAGTCGTCCTTGCGCTTTCCATCCCCATCTCACTGCTGCGAGAACAAACAACTGCCGTGCTTGGGGCGAGTGTCTTTAAGAGGTGTGCTCTGAGCCACGCTGGGAAGTGGAAGCGGGTTGAAAAGCAGCTGTACGTAAATTTACACCAGCGCGAATCCTCAGTCAGCCAGGTGAGCATACGCAAGGGACAGGAATGGTGGGCACGGTGCTTTAAGCCGCACAGGTTTTACGACAAAGGTACAGCCTCAGTTTACGTATTTGAGGTAAGTTCGCATGACCCCCTCGTGTGTGGCGCTCGGCTGAAACAGCCACATCAAGCTACAGTTTCTCTGTTGAAAAAGTGGTAGCATTCTTTGGCTCTTGGCACAAAGAAATCCAAGGTCAttttaaatacttgaaaaaaagaatctcaGTATACTTTAAAATCGACAGACATGCAGGTAtgataaatatataaacaataTTTTCACACTAGGTGCTGCCCATAGTTCAAAACTAAGTGCAAATACATAGAgtaaaaattaagtttctttaCTTTCAACTCGTTGTCAGTGTTTTCTATCCCAGCCTCTGTCATCAGGTCAGCAACATGCTTCTCGAGGTCATCAATGCGCTCGCCCATTTCTTCCAGTAAAAAGTTAAAGATaacttatttataaataatataatttgataggtttttttccttccgtGAGAGTAACAAGAAGCTTTCTTCCAGATGTCTCAGCCTCTTTCTTACTCATGTTTAACGCAAGATGAAGCATGCACAAAGTCCTACTGTTACAAGACAATCCCACGTTCTCTTGCGACAGAGAAGCATTCAGGgtctaaatattttcaaataaataccTTCCTGCCTGCCCATGAGTGAACTGGAGTATTTTCTGTGCGAGATTGCTTTCTTTCTGAGGAACTATTTTAGGTGATACCCTACAGCCAACCTCCGCAATCAGAACATGAGCGCTGCCGCAACATTGTTCTTCTCTTACGCCAAAGCCTCCTGAAAGGGCgagtttcagaaaaaatgggAAGTGTAATAAATTCTCAAATTTAGAAAGTGGAGGTAGTTTCTGTAAATACCCCTTCAGCTCTTAATTTGTCTTTCTGAGGGCTCACCTTCCCACGCTCCGGAGGCTCACCGCTGCTTTTAAAGCAGCAACACGCAGCGGTACGCTGATTTAAGTGGCATTTTTGAAGGTGGTTGCTTTGGTAATGTACCTTCAGCATCTTTACACATAATTTGTTGCTTATTTTACGTGAAAGCACGAATTGCCGCACAGAGACTAGCTCGCTGGGAGTTGATACTTTTAGTAAAGCCTTTTCTAGGATTTCCTTCTTAGTAAAGGGGGAAATAAACGGGCTtgaggggcgcgggggggggcaATTCGGTTGTCTTTACATCACAGGCGTTTAACAACGTCAATCCTTAAGTTTAGCGGGATGTTTAGGAAGAAAGCGCGTCCCCGGGTTAACAAGCGAAGTCCCTCCCCGCAGGGGacaccgggcccggcccggcccggcggagCAGGCCGCCTCTCCCGCGCAGCAGTCACCCGCGGTCGAAAGAGGATATTGCTCAGCGTTATCTTTTCAGTCAGGGCTTGAAAACTCTCCTGCAGCTGATGCAGCAGATTTTCCGcctggggggagggaaaaaaaaaaaaaaacaccagagagaaagcagagcGCGGGAGCCCCGGGCGGCGGCCCAGCGAGCCGCGGCGCAGGGCCCGGCCCCAGGCCCgcctccccccgcgcccctccgcTCGGCACCACGGGGGGACCCTCCGGTGAGGCGGACCCGCTGCGGTCCCCCCGCTACCGGGCAGGCGGCCGCCCGGGCGGAGCC
Proteins encoded in this region:
- the TXNL4A gene encoding thioredoxin-like protein 4A isoform X1; the protein is MSYMLPHLHNGWQVDQAILSEEDRVVVIRFGHDWDPTCMKMDEVLYSIAEKVKNFAVIYLVDITEVPDFNKMYELYDPCTVMFFFRNKHIMIDLGTGNNNKINWAMEDKQEMIDIIETVYRGARKGRGLVVSPKDYSTKYRY
- the TXNL4A gene encoding thioredoxin-like protein 4A isoform X2 translates to MYELYDPCTVMFFFRNKHIMIDLGTGNNNKINWAMEDKQEMIDIIETVYRGARKGRGLVVSPKDYSTKYRY
- the HSBP1L1 gene encoding heat shock factor-binding protein 1-like protein 1; amino-acid sequence: MAAAGPPGAGDLSRLAENLLHQLQESFQALTEKITLSMEEMGERIDDLEKHVADLMTEAGIENTDNELKH